One window from the genome of Pyxidicoccus xibeiensis encodes:
- the sitI6 gene encoding SitI6 family double-CXXCG motif immunity protein has product MKYYVVEEETSSPFTGDINGSHTWRLPGRELCPTCSAGGGIGGLNYPCVELSSLPAPELKKLSSPGPIPRPGFERLRELVRPLAPAWARLESGVGFGPLTGKGSGLFGDLFAYLGSDLLVRVEALAELREAGLRGLEQACPLQVRFRGNNPPEFHEVQLEFRGQPHPDCVSPKSKPPCPTCGYADIRYLPTLILDAASMPSDLDVFRLHKHLDIMANERFVEAMDRLALDGVKFKEVEAR; this is encoded by the coding sequence GTGAAATACTACGTCGTCGAAGAGGAGACATCGTCGCCCTTCACGGGTGACATCAATGGCTCGCACACGTGGCGGCTCCCGGGCAGGGAACTCTGTCCGACGTGTAGCGCTGGCGGTGGCATCGGCGGGTTGAACTACCCATGTGTCGAGCTGTCCTCCCTCCCCGCGCCGGAGCTCAAGAAGTTGTCCAGCCCCGGCCCCATTCCCAGGCCTGGGTTCGAGCGGCTGCGCGAGCTGGTGCGGCCTTTGGCTCCTGCATGGGCTCGCCTGGAATCCGGAGTTGGATTCGGTCCTCTGACCGGCAAGGGCTCAGGTCTCTTCGGTGACCTCTTTGCTTACCTGGGCTCGGATCTCCTGGTTCGTGTCGAGGCCCTCGCGGAGCTTCGGGAAGCCGGGCTGCGCGGGCTGGAGCAGGCCTGTCCGCTCCAGGTCCGCTTCCGGGGAAACAACCCTCCTGAGTTCCACGAGGTACAGCTCGAGTTTCGAGGTCAGCCCCACCCCGACTGCGTGTCCCCCAAGAGCAAGCCCCCGTGTCCCACGTGCGGCTACGCGGACATCCGGTACCTGCCCACGCTCATCCTCGACGCCGCGTCGATGCCGTCGGACCTGGACGTGTTCCGGCTCCACAAGCACCTGGACATCATGGCCAATGAGCGCTTCGTGGA
- a CDS encoding SGNH/GDSL hydrolase family protein, with the protein MGNARLKSHWENGAAVEALREGGWDFVVLQEQSTLGVLVVDGRHEINEPERILYPYARKFHAEARQRGTRTLLALTWSRRRAPEAQARLSHAFLTLGRELDATVSPIGLAWQAVRDQHPDVPLYLDDGSHPTPAGTYLAACTLYATLFGRSPEGLATSARGIPIPNGQPQGAETTLVSLPEPTARLLQKAAWQAVETLKTRDSALDTPAPRPLPSLPTGASVKWDALAGTWAGELRFYPEEWGQSPARMRLELKRTDEQYQGQLRISFADGTSEGPHAVQLERSPEGTMRFTAPFGANAPGDVRFEAATDRNGQLVGTAAHEDPRTLDRILGSWSLAPVR; encoded by the coding sequence GTGGGGAACGCTCGGCTGAAGTCCCACTGGGAGAATGGCGCGGCCGTGGAGGCACTCCGCGAGGGCGGCTGGGACTTCGTCGTCCTCCAGGAGCAGAGCACCCTGGGCGTCCTCGTCGTGGATGGACGCCACGAAATCAACGAGCCCGAGCGAATCCTCTACCCCTACGCGCGGAAGTTCCACGCGGAGGCTCGACAGCGGGGCACCCGCACCCTCCTCGCCCTCACGTGGTCACGCCGCCGCGCTCCGGAAGCCCAGGCGCGGCTGAGCCACGCATTCCTCACGCTGGGCCGTGAGCTCGACGCCACCGTCAGTCCCATCGGCCTCGCATGGCAGGCCGTGCGCGACCAACACCCGGACGTTCCCCTCTACCTCGATGACGGCAGCCACCCGACCCCCGCCGGCACCTACCTGGCGGCGTGCACCCTGTACGCGACACTGTTCGGCCGCTCGCCTGAAGGACTGGCCACCAGCGCGCGTGGCATCCCCATCCCCAATGGCCAGCCCCAGGGAGCAGAGACGACCCTCGTCTCCCTGCCCGAGCCCACGGCACGCCTGCTCCAGAAGGCCGCGTGGCAGGCCGTCGAGACGCTGAAGACTCGCGACAGCGCCCTCGACACGCCGGCCCCACGTCCCCTCCCCTCGCTCCCGACCGGCGCGAGCGTGAAGTGGGACGCGCTCGCGGGCACCTGGGCGGGCGAGCTGCGCTTCTATCCCGAGGAGTGGGGCCAGTCCCCCGCGCGGATGCGGCTGGAGCTGAAGCGCACCGACGAGCAGTACCAGGGCCAGCTGCGCATCTCCTTCGCCGATGGAACCAGCGAGGGTCCTCACGCGGTGCAGCTGGAGCGCTCCCCGGAAGGAACGATGCGGTTCACCGCGCCTTTCGGCGCCAACGCGCCGGGCGATGTGCGCTTCGAGGCCGCGACGGACCGCAACGGCCAGCTGGTGGGGACCGCGGCGCATGAAGACCCTCGGACGCTCGACCGCATCCTCGGTTCCTGGTCGCTGGCGCCGGTGCGCTGA
- a CDS encoding CBS domain-containing protein, producing MKVEEVMTEFPVTCMPDTSIEQAAKWMVDCDCGALPVVDSDNKPLGVITDRDITCRIVAQGKNPYRLHVDDAMTHSTATVFKDTSVEDCMELMEENQVRRLIVVDDEGAVCGMVSQADLARHMRPEDTAELIREVSASSDTPSQLH from the coding sequence ATGAAGGTCGAAGAGGTCATGACCGAATTCCCCGTCACCTGCATGCCCGACACGAGCATCGAGCAGGCGGCGAAGTGGATGGTCGACTGCGACTGCGGCGCACTGCCCGTCGTCGACAGCGACAACAAGCCCCTGGGCGTCATCACCGACCGCGACATCACCTGCCGCATCGTCGCGCAGGGAAAGAACCCCTACAGGCTCCACGTGGATGACGCGATGACGCACTCCACCGCCACCGTGTTCAAGGACACGTCCGTGGAGGACTGCATGGAGCTGATGGAGGAGAACCAGGTCCGGCGGCTGATTGTCGTCGACGACGAGGGCGCCGTCTGCGGGATGGTGTCCCAGGCCGACCTCGCCCGGCACATGCGCCCGGAAGACACCGCCGAGCTGATTCGCGAGGTCTCCGCCTCGAGCGACACGCCCTCGCAGCTCCACTGA
- a CDS encoding alpha/beta hydrolase — protein sequence MIRLRRMLLKLISILAILYVVLCVAAFALQRSMLYPAPRTASALPEDQGFSRLPLEGGQFVDVLHLPAPPGAPTVVHFHGNGEQLLGQVRLGRRLHEWGLGFLAVEYPGYGASPGSPSEDGIYAAAEAALARLREQGVPAQRTVLSGRSLGTGVAVEMARRGHGSRVMLVSPYTSITDMAALALPFLPTALLVRDRFDTASKASEVDLPVLIIHGEVDALIPVEMGRKLGTRFPRATVETVVGAGHNDVLERSGTTLVDRMAAFALGGP from the coding sequence ATGATTCGGCTGCGTCGCATGCTCCTGAAACTTATTTCCATCCTCGCCATCCTCTACGTGGTGCTGTGCGTGGCCGCCTTCGCGCTTCAGCGGTCCATGCTCTATCCCGCGCCCAGGACTGCGTCCGCGCTTCCCGAGGACCAGGGCTTCAGCCGCCTGCCGCTGGAGGGAGGGCAGTTCGTGGACGTGCTCCACCTGCCGGCGCCTCCCGGGGCTCCCACGGTGGTGCACTTCCACGGCAACGGCGAGCAGCTCCTGGGCCAGGTGCGGCTGGGCCGCCGGCTGCACGAGTGGGGGCTGGGCTTCCTCGCCGTCGAGTACCCCGGCTATGGCGCCTCGCCCGGCAGTCCCAGTGAGGACGGCATCTACGCGGCGGCAGAGGCGGCCCTGGCGCGGCTCCGCGAGCAGGGTGTGCCGGCGCAGCGCACCGTGCTCAGTGGCCGCAGCCTGGGCACGGGCGTGGCGGTGGAGATGGCACGGCGCGGGCATGGCTCGCGGGTGATGCTCGTGTCGCCCTACACGTCCATCACCGACATGGCGGCCCTGGCCCTCCCGTTCCTTCCCACCGCACTGCTGGTGCGAGACCGCTTCGACACGGCGTCGAAGGCCTCCGAGGTGGACCTGCCGGTGCTCATCATCCACGGCGAGGTGGATGCACTCATCCCGGTGGAGATGGGACGCAAGCTGGGGACGCGCTTCCCCCGGGCCACGGTGGAGACGGTGGTGGGGGCCGGGCACAACGACGTCCTGGAGCGCTCCGGCACGACGCTGGTGGACCGCATGGCCGCGTTCGCGCTCGGGGGGCCGTGA
- a CDS encoding DUF1501 domain-containing protein: protein MGLLLAPGFLGRAQAASPGTPARRTLVTVFLRGGVDGLSLVPPVADPAYHRARPTLALKAPGSGPGSALRLDDRFGLHPSLEPLLPLWREGRLAVLHGVGLPTPVRSHFDAQDFVESGTPGRKATPDGWLNRALEAEETAAALRAVALQPTLPRALFGDAGAVAMGRLEEFRLRGGRRGEEATSGFSALYAGAVDEALRTTGQGAFEALSRLDEERLSRLPSGGAGVEYPKGPLGQRLRDIARLIQGDVGLEVAATEMGGWDTHAAQGAETGVFANRCRELAGALSAFATDLGPRLEHVTVVVLTEFGRTVRENGSRGTDHGVGSAMLVLGGGVGGGKVYGRFESLTPEHLQDGRDVPSWTDVRAPLAEALRACRPGVNLSEVFPGFTPPAPLGLFET from the coding sequence GTGGGCTTGCTCCTCGCGCCGGGCTTCCTGGGCCGGGCGCAGGCCGCCAGTCCGGGAACGCCCGCGCGCCGCACGCTGGTGACGGTGTTCCTGCGCGGGGGCGTAGATGGACTGTCACTGGTGCCACCGGTTGCGGACCCGGCCTACCACCGCGCGCGCCCCACGCTGGCACTGAAGGCCCCAGGCAGTGGACCGGGCTCCGCGCTGAGACTGGACGACCGCTTCGGGCTCCACCCGAGCCTGGAGCCCTTGCTGCCCTTGTGGCGCGAGGGCCGGCTCGCGGTGCTGCATGGCGTGGGGCTGCCAACGCCGGTGCGCTCTCACTTCGACGCGCAGGACTTCGTGGAGTCCGGCACACCCGGGCGCAAGGCCACGCCGGACGGTTGGCTCAACCGCGCGCTGGAGGCCGAGGAGACCGCCGCCGCGCTGCGAGCGGTGGCACTGCAGCCCACGCTGCCCCGGGCGCTGTTCGGAGACGCGGGCGCGGTGGCCATGGGCCGGCTGGAGGAGTTCCGGCTCCGAGGCGGACGTAGGGGCGAGGAAGCCACCAGTGGCTTCAGCGCGCTCTACGCGGGCGCGGTGGACGAAGCGCTGCGCACGACGGGGCAGGGCGCGTTCGAGGCGCTGTCCCGGCTGGACGAGGAGCGCCTGTCGCGGCTGCCTTCGGGCGGCGCTGGAGTGGAGTACCCGAAGGGCCCTCTCGGACAGCGGCTGCGAGACATCGCGAGGCTCATCCAGGGAGACGTGGGGCTGGAGGTCGCCGCGACGGAGATGGGCGGCTGGGACACGCACGCCGCGCAGGGAGCGGAGACGGGAGTCTTCGCCAACCGCTGTCGCGAGCTGGCGGGAGCGCTGTCGGCCTTCGCCACGGACCTCGGGCCTCGGCTGGAGCACGTCACCGTGGTGGTGCTGACGGAGTTCGGCCGGACGGTGCGGGAGAACGGCAGCCGCGGCACGGACCACGGCGTGGGGAGCGCGATGCTGGTGCTCGGAGGCGGGGTGGGGGGAGGGAAGGTGTATGGGCGCTTCGAGTCCCTGACGCCGGAGCATCTGCAGGACGGGCGCGACGTGCCCTCGTGGACGGACGTGCGAGCGCCGCTGGCCGAGGCGCTGCGTGCGTGCAGGCCGGGTGTCAACCTGTCGGAGGTCTTCCCTGGCTTCACCCCGCCCGCGCCGTTGGGGCTGTTCGAGACGTAG
- a CDS encoding DUF1800 domain-containing protein: MRFLPLGPLVAVLLSCASSPHPVAAPPDASPPPYDEARAVHVLRRLAFGPSARDLAEVRRLGVDAWVEAQLARSDAKPPLELEAKLQALPTLTMSMAELARDYPAKKQREQALLDGRELQRPALIGLEQSAAKVLRAVESPRQLEEVLVDFWFNHFNVSADKGAVRWMVTSYERDAIRPHVFGSFRELLGATARHPAMLFYLDNWRSTRDGMPRPLRREPPEAMSASMEEDDGEDAEPKPGLNENYARELLELHTLGVDGGYTQQDVREVARCFTGWSIRRPRREPAFYFRRGAHDPLEKVVLGQRIAGGGRLEDGEQVLDLLASHPATARHLATKLARRFVSDTPPPALVERVAKAFLDSKGDLPTVYRALFQSPELWAPEARGAKVKTPFEFVVSALRATGAEVTVRPRLVQSLAKMGEPLYRAPAPTGFPEVAAPWVNSGALVARLNFSLELVSGRLPGTRVSLKSLATPATASAEGWVDALGQVLLGAPPSAQTRATILAALSKRAEAASAEDEPGPVDVPLIAGLLLGSPEFQKQ; the protein is encoded by the coding sequence ATGCGCTTCCTGCCCCTCGGGCCCCTGGTGGCCGTCCTGCTCTCGTGTGCGAGCAGCCCTCACCCGGTGGCCGCACCTCCCGATGCCTCACCGCCTCCGTACGACGAGGCGCGTGCGGTGCATGTCCTGCGGCGGCTGGCCTTCGGGCCCTCGGCGAGGGACCTGGCCGAGGTGCGGCGGCTGGGCGTGGACGCGTGGGTGGAGGCCCAGCTTGCCCGCTCGGACGCGAAGCCGCCGCTGGAGCTGGAGGCGAAGCTCCAGGCGCTGCCCACGCTGACGATGTCGATGGCGGAGCTGGCGCGGGACTACCCGGCGAAGAAGCAGCGGGAGCAGGCGCTGCTGGACGGGCGCGAGCTGCAGCGCCCCGCGCTCATCGGCCTGGAGCAGTCCGCCGCGAAGGTGCTGCGTGCGGTGGAGAGCCCGCGCCAGCTCGAAGAGGTGCTGGTGGACTTCTGGTTCAACCACTTCAACGTGTCGGCGGACAAGGGCGCGGTGCGGTGGATGGTGACGTCCTACGAGCGCGACGCCATCCGCCCGCACGTCTTCGGCAGCTTCCGGGAGCTGCTCGGTGCGACGGCGCGGCACCCGGCCATGCTCTTCTACCTGGACAACTGGAGGAGCACCCGCGACGGCATGCCGAGGCCCCTGCGCCGGGAGCCGCCGGAGGCCATGTCCGCCAGCATGGAGGAGGACGACGGGGAGGACGCCGAGCCGAAGCCGGGCCTCAACGAGAACTACGCGCGCGAGCTGCTGGAGCTGCACACGCTGGGCGTGGACGGTGGCTACACGCAGCAGGACGTGCGCGAGGTGGCGCGCTGCTTCACGGGCTGGAGCATCCGCCGGCCGCGCCGCGAGCCCGCGTTCTACTTCCGCCGCGGGGCGCACGACCCGCTGGAGAAGGTGGTGCTGGGGCAGCGCATCGCCGGGGGAGGGCGGCTGGAGGATGGGGAGCAGGTGCTGGACCTGCTCGCGAGCCACCCTGCCACCGCGCGTCACCTGGCCACGAAGCTGGCGCGCCGGTTCGTCTCGGACACGCCGCCACCGGCGCTGGTGGAGCGCGTGGCGAAGGCGTTCCTCGACTCGAAGGGGGACCTGCCCACGGTGTACCGAGCGCTGTTCCAGTCACCGGAGCTCTGGGCGCCCGAGGCGCGAGGCGCGAAGGTGAAGACGCCCTTCGAGTTCGTGGTGTCGGCGCTGCGGGCCACGGGCGCGGAGGTGACGGTACGCCCGAGGCTGGTGCAGTCCCTGGCGAAGATGGGCGAGCCGCTCTACCGCGCGCCCGCGCCCACGGGCTTCCCGGAGGTGGCGGCGCCCTGGGTGAACAGTGGCGCGCTGGTGGCGCGGCTCAACTTCAGCCTGGAGCTGGTGTCCGGCCGGCTGCCGGGGACGCGCGTGTCGCTGAAGTCGCTGGCCACGCCCGCCACCGCTTCGGCGGAGGGCTGGGTGGACGCGCTGGGCCAGGTGCTGCTGGGCGCACCGCCGTCGGCGCAGACGCGGGCCACGATTCTCGCCGCGCTGTCGAAGCGGGCCGAGGCCGCCAGCGCCGAGGACGAGCCGGGCCCCGTGGACGTCCCCCTCATCGCCGGGCTGCTGCTCGGCTCGCCGGAGTTCCAGAAGCAATGA
- a CDS encoding alpha/beta fold hydrolase, producing MTNSKLSPRISALKVSTSRLREQHLLASGAPDGVPVVFVHGNVSSCRFYEETLEAMPSSFRCLAPDLRGFGGTERAPIDATRGLGDFADDLHALLEHGEVLPSGKQVHLVGWSAGGGVVMKYAMEHPERVASLVLIAPISPAGFGGTKGEGSHVSACWPDSAGSGGGTVNPEFVKRLSAKDLSEENDASPRKVMNTYYFKPPFRLERSREDALVSEMLKLEVGEDFYPGDSVPSPNWPGVAPGKRGMNNALSGKYCDLRDFPSIPTRPPVLWIRGAEDQIVSDTSLFDFGFLGQLGAVPGWPGAEVYPPQPMVRQMRAVLDVYRSRGGHAREEVLPGVGHSPHLEAPEAFNRLLQAFLTAGR from the coding sequence ATGACGAACTCGAAGCTCTCCCCGCGCATCTCGGCCCTGAAGGTCTCCACGTCCCGGCTCCGTGAGCAGCACCTGCTCGCGAGCGGCGCACCGGACGGAGTGCCGGTGGTCTTCGTCCACGGCAACGTGTCCTCCTGTCGCTTCTACGAGGAGACGCTGGAGGCGATGCCGTCGTCGTTCCGCTGCCTCGCGCCGGACCTGCGAGGCTTCGGTGGGACGGAGCGCGCGCCCATCGACGCCACACGCGGCCTGGGGGACTTCGCCGACGACCTGCATGCGCTGCTGGAGCACGGGGAGGTGCTGCCCTCGGGGAAGCAGGTTCACCTGGTGGGCTGGTCCGCGGGCGGGGGCGTGGTGATGAAGTACGCCATGGAGCACCCGGAGCGGGTGGCCTCGCTGGTGCTCATCGCGCCCATCTCCCCGGCGGGCTTCGGCGGCACGAAGGGAGAGGGCTCCCATGTCAGCGCGTGCTGGCCCGACTCCGCGGGCAGCGGCGGTGGCACGGTGAACCCGGAGTTCGTCAAGCGGCTCTCCGCGAAGGACCTGTCGGAGGAGAACGACGCGTCACCGCGGAAGGTGATGAACACGTACTACTTCAAGCCGCCCTTCCGGCTGGAGCGCTCGCGCGAGGATGCGCTCGTCTCGGAGATGCTGAAGCTGGAGGTGGGCGAGGACTTCTACCCCGGAGACAGCGTGCCCTCGCCGAACTGGCCGGGCGTGGCGCCGGGGAAGCGGGGGATGAACAACGCGCTCTCGGGGAAGTACTGCGACCTGCGCGACTTCCCGTCCATCCCGACGCGGCCGCCCGTGCTCTGGATTCGCGGCGCGGAGGACCAGATTGTCTCGGACACGTCGCTGTTCGACTTCGGCTTCCTGGGACAGCTGGGCGCGGTGCCGGGCTGGCCGGGCGCGGAGGTGTACCCGCCGCAGCCCATGGTGCGGCAGATGCGGGCAGTGCTCGACGTGTACCGGAGCCGGGGTGGCCACGCGCGCGAGGAGGTGCTGCCGGGCGTCGGACACTCTCCACACCTGGAAGCGCCGGAGGCCTTCAACAGGCTGCTCCAGGCGTTCCTCACGGCGGGGCGCTGA
- a CDS encoding ATPase, T2SS/T4P/T4SS family gives MQLEGLIRRAREQGASDVHLEGGMPMALRVRGSLRLVGEPVPPAALTALAREVVGEDGWPEFLERCSYDVSRTLEGQRIRINVMRSARGVGFAIRLLSTSQATLKRLNLHPDLRRLVEPTHGLVLVSGPTGSGKTSTLAALLQELNLGEARHIITVESPIEYALVPRHSFIRQREVGRDTPSFAQALVDAMREDPDVLMVGELREPEVMRLTLNAAETGHLVLATVHSASAGEALARVVSAFAPELQSAVCAQLADCLVGVVCQRLRYRPEVGLRVPECEVLMGSTGVKSIVRQGHFYKIASALETGAADGSWSFQRYVEWLGRKTDWSQPSAAPEEAPAVPFPESVLEPRARPRPVSVARFPPERAKPKRAPAPAKPAEDGVFVIPGEHDDLVSIIRELEDGGVPD, from the coding sequence ATGCAGCTCGAAGGACTCATCCGCCGTGCCCGTGAGCAGGGAGCCAGCGACGTCCACCTGGAGGGTGGCATGCCCATGGCGCTGCGCGTGCGGGGGAGCTTGCGGCTCGTCGGCGAGCCGGTGCCTCCGGCGGCGCTCACGGCGCTGGCGCGCGAGGTGGTGGGCGAGGACGGCTGGCCCGAGTTCCTGGAGCGCTGCTCGTACGACGTGTCGCGCACGCTGGAGGGACAGCGCATCCGCATCAACGTCATGCGGAGCGCACGGGGCGTGGGCTTCGCCATCCGGCTGCTGTCCACCTCGCAGGCGACGCTGAAGCGGCTGAACCTGCACCCGGACCTGCGCCGACTCGTCGAGCCGACGCACGGGCTCGTCCTGGTGAGCGGGCCCACGGGCTCCGGCAAGACGTCCACGCTGGCGGCGCTGCTCCAGGAACTGAACCTGGGCGAGGCGCGGCACATCATCACCGTGGAGAGTCCCATCGAGTATGCGCTCGTGCCCCGGCACTCCTTCATCCGGCAGCGCGAGGTGGGGCGGGACACGCCGTCGTTCGCGCAGGCGCTGGTGGACGCGATGCGGGAGGACCCGGACGTGCTGATGGTGGGGGAGCTGCGCGAGCCGGAGGTGATGCGCCTGACGCTGAACGCGGCGGAGACGGGGCACCTGGTGCTGGCCACGGTGCACTCGGCCAGCGCGGGGGAGGCGCTTGCACGGGTGGTGTCCGCCTTCGCGCCGGAGCTGCAGTCGGCGGTGTGCGCGCAGCTCGCGGACTGCCTGGTGGGCGTGGTGTGCCAGCGGCTGCGGTACCGGCCGGAGGTGGGCCTGCGCGTGCCCGAGTGCGAGGTGCTGATGGGCAGCACGGGCGTGAAGAGCATCGTGAGGCAGGGGCACTTCTACAAGATTGCGTCGGCCCTGGAGACGGGCGCCGCCGACGGCAGCTGGTCCTTCCAGCGCTACGTGGAGTGGCTGGGCCGGAAGACGGACTGGAGCCAGCCCTCCGCCGCGCCCGAGGAGGCCCCCGCCGTGCCCTTCCCTGAGTCGGTGCTCGAGCCACGCGCGAGGCCCCGGCCCGTCTCCGTCGCGCGATTCCCGCCGGAGCGTGCGAAGCCGAAGCGCGCTCCGGCTCCCGCGAAGCCCGCCGAGGACGGCGTCTTCGTCATCCCGGGAGAGCACGACGACCTGGTGTCCATCATCCGCGAGCTGGAGGACGGGGGCGTGCCGGACTGA
- a CDS encoding serine/threonine-protein kinase, with translation MTDTVRYAIDATVLSQNARSEAAPAPTSTARRNSVLPRVEWNGARAEFVPPQHERFEEMRLLGQGGMGEVVLLKDHDIERLVALKRLPEGADLDRVLRFVEEIRVVGQLDHPNIVPVHDVGVDERGRYFFVMKHLQGDTLESIISKLKQGDRATHERFPFRERVQVCLAVLNAVAYAHRKGFIHRDLKPANIMVGPFGEVTVMDWGLARPVRPPPSADSQGVGLRMRPVPDGAPPVGLREAASLRTQVGSVIGTPLYMSPEQARGEDTLDARSDVYSLCVVFHELLFLGHYLEGRESLTDILEGVQSVAPVVAALKSNPHQKSVPAELSWFVAKGFAKDRAKRYQSVEEMTAALQAVQEGRIHVQCQRTMLKRSLHEVLRFVDDNPVAVIIGSTLGAALVAGSVAYTLMSLF, from the coding sequence ATGACGGACACCGTTCGCTACGCCATCGACGCCACGGTCCTCTCCCAGAACGCCCGGAGCGAGGCCGCGCCAGCGCCCACCAGCACGGCGCGTCGCAACTCGGTGTTACCGCGCGTGGAGTGGAACGGGGCGCGGGCGGAGTTCGTCCCGCCGCAGCACGAGCGCTTCGAGGAGATGCGGCTGTTGGGGCAGGGCGGCATGGGCGAGGTGGTGCTGCTGAAGGACCATGACATCGAGCGGCTGGTGGCGCTCAAGCGGCTGCCCGAGGGCGCGGACCTGGACCGCGTCCTGCGCTTCGTGGAGGAGATTCGCGTCGTCGGCCAGCTGGACCACCCGAACATCGTCCCCGTGCACGACGTGGGCGTGGACGAGCGGGGCCGGTACTTCTTCGTGATGAAGCACCTGCAGGGGGACACGCTGGAGAGCATCATCTCCAAGCTGAAGCAGGGGGACCGGGCCACGCACGAGCGCTTTCCCTTCCGCGAGCGGGTGCAGGTGTGCCTCGCGGTGCTCAACGCCGTCGCGTACGCGCACCGCAAGGGCTTCATCCACCGCGACCTCAAGCCCGCGAACATCATGGTGGGGCCGTTCGGCGAGGTGACGGTGATGGACTGGGGCCTGGCCCGGCCGGTGCGCCCTCCTCCCTCGGCGGACAGCCAGGGCGTGGGGCTGCGGATGCGGCCGGTGCCGGACGGCGCGCCGCCGGTGGGCTTGAGGGAGGCGGCGTCGCTGCGCACGCAGGTGGGGTCCGTCATCGGCACGCCGCTCTACATGTCCCCGGAGCAGGCGCGCGGCGAGGACACGCTGGATGCTCGCAGCGACGTGTACAGCCTGTGCGTGGTGTTCCACGAGCTGCTCTTCCTGGGCCACTACCTGGAGGGGCGCGAGTCGCTCACCGACATCCTCGAAGGGGTGCAGTCGGTGGCGCCCGTCGTGGCCGCGCTCAAGTCGAACCCGCATCAGAAGTCCGTGCCCGCGGAGCTCTCCTGGTTCGTGGCGAAGGGCTTCGCGAAGGACCGGGCGAAGCGCTACCAGTCGGTGGAGGAGATGACGGCGGCGCTCCAGGCCGTGCAGGAGGGGCGCATCCACGTGCAGTGCCAGCGCACCATGCTCAAGCGCAGCCTGCACGAGGTGCTGCGCTTCGTGGACGACAACCCGGTGGCCGTCATCATCGGCAGCACGCTGGGGGCGGCGCTGGTGGCGGGCTCGGTGGCGTACACGCTGATGTCCCTGTTCTGA